The Phaseolus vulgaris cultivar G19833 chromosome 5, P. vulgaris v2.0, whole genome shotgun sequence genomic interval CCCAAcatctctttttcttttgttcaaATTTTTACATTAAACCCACCTTCCCTTCTTACATTGAACAAGATGTCACACTAAACAAAAGCTATATACTATGGATActaatactatatatatatatatatatatatagagagagagagagagagagtataGAATATACCTAACTAAAACTACACCCTTGAGAGAGAGAATATTTGAATGCAGTGGCAGCCAGGTGCCTAGCTAACATGGAGTGTGTGTGTATAACTGTCTTTGAGGTGTTGGGAAAAGAGAAAGGGTGAAAATTTGTGGAGTTATAGCACTTTAGTGACATGGgtttggttttgttttgtttgtatttgTTTATGAGAATCAGGAGGGACAGTTTCATAACACACAGAGCCTTCTGTGATGCATTAGCAGAGGAGAGTGCAAGATCTGTGACAGGCATAGACATGGGAATAGGCATTCCCAACAACTCAGCTACAACTCCAACAACACCTGCAGCAGGAGTAGTGATATCTTCATCctctcatcatcatcatcatcaagaGATCCATGGTAACAATTTCCCATTGAAGAAAGAGCAAGAAGGTTTCATGCCCCCTTGGCTTCAACAACCACCCTCCACCATTGAtctctcctcctcctcctcctccttcttCTCTCACCATGAAAACCCTAACCCTAGAGGTGGTGGGGGAGGTGGTCCCATTCTCCCTCCCTACCCAACAGCGCCTTCCCCTCCTCACATGTCAGCCACAGCGTTGCTGCAGAAAGCAGCCCAAATGGGAGCTACCATCACCAAAACTGGCTCCATGATTAGGACCCACCAACAACCTCACGTGTCTCCTCACTCTTTCAATTTGTCCTCACGTGACCACCAGATGACCCCCACTTCCAACACCACCActggtgttggtgttggtgttTCTTCATCACTTCTTCACCATGTTATCAACTCTTTCTCCTCCCCTTTTGAAGGGACTTCTTTCGAGGACCCTTTTCATGGTGCTGTCACGAAAACAAGCGCCGCTGATGACCGTGCCGGTGGTGGTGGCGGCGGTGGCAATTATAATGAGACGATGACCAGAGATTTCTTGGGTCTTCGACCCCTCTCTCACACTGATATTCTCAACATCGCTGGCATGGGAAACTGCATGAACTCCCAACTTAACGAAACCCAAAACCCTTGGCAAGGTTAGCTCCATATAAAATATATCtgcattttccttttctttatttcattataatatagtaataatataatatatatacattttttttgcttttctttatCATATATTCTCAATCTTCCCAATGGGAGGGACATTCCAGAGTCTCAATAATATTTAtgtacttatatatatatatgaccttagtatatatatacatatatatattatttatttttagtgcaattaattaattttgacaCACACTAATCTCattattcttgttttttttttcaatcggttatcaataattaattattgtttgAATGTGGGTTTCTGACAACTATACCTAGAcacaaaaaattaatcaaaggggaatctaaatatatttagattttttttttgtctctatatACCATCACTTTTTTGCTGTGGACCTAGTGAAAATTTTGTTCAATTCAAATTAGCATTGGTAGAGACTGAAAACTTTACATGTTGTATAAGGACAAACACAGAAAATGAAAACATTACAATgactaaaagtaaaatatataacaaaattaaaatcaaagaaAGTGATTTTACaatgataatttaaaataaataattttgtaaggTCTAAAACCAAGAATTATACATTACagaaaaatttaattcatttgtGAAGTAAGATATAGTTATAAAATTGATTACAGTCTAAACATTAAACGATAAATGCAGCTAAATAGATGCAGTAATGTTTCTTTAAGTCAATTATGGTATTATACAAGGAAAATTAATGTTAACACTAGtccaaattatatttttttaattaaaatatataaatatatagaaGTAAATaagggatatatatatatatatatatatatatatatattatatgtagAACTTTAAGCATAACTCAATtaaataatctattttttttaatgtgagatttctaaaaataaaaatatataaagtgtgATTATAATCatttaagaaataataataattgagatTGTGAAAATTATAGTATGCTAAATAATAGAGGTAAGATTTGCCATGGAGTGAAGATTCAATCTTCAGCTTTTACGTTTTGCTTACTTTTAAAAATGAAGTGAAACACTAAGATTGGTAAACAAAAATTGTGATAGAATATTCATCTTTTTAAAATTTCCACTTTTAGAATGGGGTGGTACTTTTTTTAATCATGTACTTAGATATAGCTTTATATTTTTTCTGacaatttttttgtcttttatgCTTTCTTGGCATTGGATTCAAGCTGAAGTATGTTTGTTGTGATAAGAATAACACGATGAGTCCTTATCACACGCTCTCTTTGCATTCTTTATTTTCTAGTTCAAAACAGCTTTACAGAACTAAAGAAAACAGATAAACATTAAGTATACATGATCAACGTTAATGGCCAAAATGTGTGTTTCTACTTTTACAGATAAAATTTCAGAGTGTGGTTTTAGGACTAAAAAAATGGTTGCTTTCAGAGTAAAAACATGCACACAAAATGCTTGGTTTAAGTACACCTGATTTTATACCAAGCTTATATTAAACTTTGAATACATGCACTATACCCTGATACACGTTTGAACCAGTTGCAGCAAAAACAATTCACTTTCTGCAGAAATAACACATTTTGACGTGACCATTTTTCAAAACATGCACTGTGGTGTGAATGTTATATCCAACATGGAGGACTCAGCAGTCAAGTAAAATCAGCAGAAACTATTGGTCATAGTTTGGTAATCATGAAGTAATGAATAATGTTCTCATGACGGCTTTGAATCATAATTATATTAACCAAATCTTAATCATTAGCCTTTTTCTTTCATCATTTGCTTCTAACTTTAAACTAGTGGTGAAAACTTTCTTAAGCCAACTAAGTTCATGTTTGTTTGACAGTTCAACAAATACAAATTTTCATCATCAaagaacacacacacacacacacttttAACACTGTTTACATGAATTGTATCAAACCAACACTAACTTCTGTATGATCATGGTACTGAAGGAAGTTGAAAACATTTAGCAGAATAAAGAAAGTAAAGCAAGAAGAAATGGTGTGACAGATGGTTATGGAAGAAGCAACATGGATGTTTGGTTATGGAGACGTATGCATGTGTTGAGTATAAAGTGGCATTCATGGATATACGATTGGGATTTTAAAAAGCATTGGATTCTTTTTTGATGGGAGAGGATATTGGTGACTATGATGTGTAGAATATTTGATTTAGATTTTTGATTGTGATTTTTGAGGAAGATTTCTAGTTCATTTGTTTTATTACTTTGGTTTTCAATGTTTTCTTCTTATTAtggtttttataatattaaaacattACATAATACAATGGTAGGTTATTTAATAATACATTAGAACATTACTCAAAGACAAAACTTTAACAAGGAGTTCAAATCAggagaattttattttaataaactaaatgataaagaaaaacagatatgttataagaattatttatatattaatgttttttgataaattaatatttatgattttttttaaaaaataaatagtttataactttttttattttatactcaACTTCAAACTGATTAAGGATTTTCTAGCATCAGTTAAATTAACTTAAAtgtttaatttcataatttctAATGATATAACTATTGATAAAAGTGCTCAGATTTAAAcataaaagagtttttaaaataataacattaaatgaGACATTTGTTGAAATTTGTtttcatacaaataaaaaaaataatgtgtaAATTTCATCTAtcttatttaatgttattatttgaaaaatatatttatgtatggttataatttagaataatttagaaattacaaTTCTTTATTTCACAATATATCAAGAAGATTAAGTGAAGTTTAAGTAATTAATACCAGCATTCTTAAACAATGTAAATTAGGTATAAGTTAAAGActatttattctttaaaaaaaatattgtgtaaAACGACCCAATATTGAGCAAGAATAGTTGATGTACAAGCTATTATTTCCAACTGTTGGAGTAGCTTTTtcgtaaaaaaaatgtttcttatttaaaagattttatatttttttaataaatacatttttttatgagatgtaatgtaaaaaaaaaatcactaaaaaaataataaattaggaataaaaattaacatttcatAAATCTGAGGACATaagttaatttaatatttttaaaaagataaactaCAGTAATTTTGAAATAGATATAAGGGTAAATAATTTGTTAAGTACAATAACACTTTAATTGATCATTTAGCTTTATTTGAAGTTTCTGTTAATAATTAACACACATGTGCATTAAGAAGAAAACTAATCTTAATATGCAATTAGTACACCTTCAATTATTTCaaacattaaattattaataaattttaaataaaatcaatgaaattaaaaaaaattattaatattatttattatactaaaaacaaaaatatatcaaTACTTATTATATTGAACCACTATTTATTCTAGATATATTaatggaaaaataataatattacacTCGTACTATGATAAGAAATGAGgtgatataaatattattaacataagAAATAGTTACACGTATTATTGATAAAGGTAAATCATATAAAAGTTATAGATACTAAAAATTCACAGCATAAATATAATATCTTCTTTATATATCAGTGTAGATATATACAAAGCTGTTATATATATAACGTTTGCATATATTATTTTCCTTTCAAATTAAGGATATATTTagtttagtatttttttattaatttatactttccctatttataaaactcattttttaatttttttaagtctcAACTGAACTACtttagttttaaatattataaagatAATTTTGGAATAATATATAGTACAAATTATTACCTAATTCactatttttaattagtttaataTAGAGGAAATAGTTAAATAACAAGCCTTGTTGTTGTTTTAGTAAGTACACAAACCCAATGTGCTTTTTGATTTGTAGTGCACATGGATATGAATGTTGCTTCATGCAATTAGAAAGTTAGTGTTTCAGTACTTTAAAACATGGGAAAGTGGTGAGATTTTATTCTCCCCATAACACATGTAAGAACAGATCATAACATCatagaattgaagaagaaaagactACAAAGTTGATCAAAAAGCAGTGTCAAGAACACAAGTACTTGATCAAATTTTGATGTTTAGAAAATGGGTTAAGAATATTGAAAAGGATAGTACTTTGGCAATGAACTTTTTCCTGAAACTGAAATTTTGGAAAGAAAGAGTAAATGGTTTGGAAGCAGTTGGTGTCAGAAGGGATATGGTGAATCCTTGAAATGTGACAATGTTTGTGAAGGTGAGAAGATGAGTGAGGTTGTTGTTGCAGAGAGGGTGAGAGGAAGAAGAGAAGGTACGTGGAGGATAAAGAATAGGATAATGAAAATGCATTGCATGTTTGTGAGAATTATGGAAGTGGTGAGATTTCTCTGTCGGAAAGAGACAGAAAAGGTGGTAAAGAACGAAAAGGGAAAGGGAAAGGGAAATGG includes:
- the LOC137835846 gene encoding protein indeterminate-domain 11-like isoform X1 gives rise to the protein MRIQKGPNMRKDHEGFDAPKTMSNLTSASGEASASSGNRTEIGSDYSQQYFATPPTQTETPQKKKRNLPGNPDPEAEVVALSPKTLLATNRFICEICSKGFQRDQNLQLHRRGHNLPWKLKQRTSKEIRKKVYVCPEATCVHHDPSRALGDLTGIKKHFCRKHGEKKWKCDKCSKKYAVQSDWKAHSKTCGTREYRCDCGTLFSRRDSFITHRAFCDALAEESARSVTGIDMGIGIPNNSATTPTTPAAGVVISSSSHHHHHQEIHGNNFPLKKEQEGFMPPWLQQPPSTIDLSSSSSSFFSHHENPNPRGGGGGGPILPPYPTAPSPPHMSATALLQKAAQMGATITKTGSMIRTHQQPHVSPHSFNLSSRDHQMTPTSNTTTGVGVGVSSSLLHHVINSFSSPFEGTSFEDPFHGAVTKTSAADDRAGGGGGGGNYNETMTRDFLGLRPLSHTDILNIAGMGNCMNSQLNETQNPWQGS
- the LOC137835846 gene encoding protein indeterminate-domain 11-like isoform X2, translating into MRIQKGPNMRKDHEGFDAPKTMSNLTSASGEASASSGNRTEIGSDYSQQYFATPPTQTETPQKKKRNLPGNPDPEAEVVALSPKTLLATNRFICEICSKGFQRDQNLQLHRRGHNLPWKLKQRTSKEIRKKVYVCPEATCVHHDPSRALGDLTGIKKHFCRKHGEKKWKCDKCSKKYAVQSDWKAHSKTCGTREYRCDCGTLFSRRDSFITHRAFCDALAEESARSVTGIDMGIGIPNNSATTPTTPAAGVVISSSSHHHHHQEIHGNNFPLKKEQEGFMPPWLQQPPSTIDLSSSSSSFFSHHENPNPRGGGGGGPILPPYPTAPSPPHMSATALLQKAAQMGATITKTGSMIRTHQQPHVSPHSFNLSSRDHQMTPTSNTTTGVGVGVSSSLLHHVINSFSSPFEGTSFEDPFHGAVTKTSAADDRAGGGGGGGNYNETMTRDFLGLRPLSHTDILNIAGMGNCMNSQLNETQNPWQG